GAGATAAACACAATATTTCACTTGACATTAGGATGTTGATGCTGAAATCACATGGTTGAAAGACCATGAGCTTGCAATTTGGGAGCCCAAATGAGATTATCTGCTGGGAAAAAGTGGCACACAGACGAGCTTCCAGGTGTAACCCCAAGAATTTGAAAAGAAACATGACCAGAACCCCAGTGAGAGGTATCCAAATGACAAACAACCATAGCTTCCACCTTATCCCCATTATCACCAACAAGTGAAACCTTATATACCCTGTTCTCACTCTCTTGGCTGTGGCAGTAAAAAACAGCATAAGGGTAAGGCATGGTGTGACAAGCCACCATCTTAGGAGCTGAGATTCTCATGATGTTTTCTAAGATAGTGTAGTTCTGGAAAGTGACACTGGATTTGGTTAGGTGTGAAGTAGCAAATACTTGAAGATCATCAGATTCCAACCCAAGAATGCTATGAGTGAAGTCAAGCATGGATTCTAAAGAGGTAGCACAGAATTTTACCTCACCTTGGATGGGTTTGCTCTCGCATTCCTTCAGGGTATCTTCCATGGCTTTGGCTGGAGGAGAATctggagagaaagagaaaaaattgagAAGGTTTGGTAGTTGGTTCAGTGAGAAAGGAACTGAATCTGCTTTTTCTCTTGGCCAGAACTTAGGGGAAGTTGCAGGGTCTCTTTTGGGGAAATAAATTGGCATTCTTTTCCCAACCTTCAAGTCTTTTAAGG
This portion of the Lotus japonicus ecotype B-129 chromosome 3, LjGifu_v1.2 genome encodes:
- the LOC130747456 gene encoding BURP domain-containing protein BNM2A-like isoform X2, whose protein sequence is MGEKLVSWILFLHLLSSYGGSRARELAGTENKLQAISADDEHQTAHTHHHHHSHVDPSVMVFFTLKDLKVGKRMPIYFPKRDPATSPKFWPREKADSVPFSLNQLPNLLNFFSFSPDSPPAKAMEDTLKECESKPIQGEVKFCATSLESMLDFTHSILGLESDDLQVFATSHLTKSSVTFQNYTILENIMRISAPKMVACHTMPYPYAVFYCHSQESENRVYKVSLVGDNGDKVEAMVVCHLDTSHWGSGHVSFQILGVTPGSSSVCHFFPADNLIWAPKLQAHGLSTM
- the LOC130747456 gene encoding BURP domain-containing protein BNM2A-like isoform X1, with the translated sequence MGEKLVSWILFLHLLVIMSSYGGSRARELAGTENKLQAISADDEHQTAHTHHHHHSHVDPSVMVFFTLKDLKVGKRMPIYFPKRDPATSPKFWPREKADSVPFSLNQLPNLLNFFSFSPDSPPAKAMEDTLKECESKPIQGEVKFCATSLESMLDFTHSILGLESDDLQVFATSHLTKSSVTFQNYTILENIMRISAPKMVACHTMPYPYAVFYCHSQESENRVYKVSLVGDNGDKVEAMVVCHLDTSHWGSGHVSFQILGVTPGSSSVCHFFPADNLIWAPKLQAHGLSTM